The window ACTATTTATCCCTTTGAAAAAAAATGTTTTGCTGAGACAGGCCTTAAGGTCGAATATGTAGGCAATCCTGTTCTAGTCAAAGCCAATAAGCACTCTTACGATACTGAGTGGAGAGAGAAAGCGGGCATCCCTAAACATGAGGACCTGATCGCGCTTTTCCCGGGAAGTCGCCAAGGGGAGATTCTACGGAATTTACCCGTCATGATAAAAGCGATCGAACAGCTGCCTCAAAATACGTATTCTATCGCTGTGTCCTCTGCAAATGCTATTTGCGGGCCTTTAATTAAACAATGCTTGGAAAAGTCAGCCCTTAAAAGCTATATAGTACCTAATGCCGTTGCCCATCAAGAACTCATGGCAGAAAGTGCTGCTGCGATTGCAAAATCCGGTACTGTCACCTTAGAGCTGGCTTTGCAGCAATGTCCTACGATCGTAGCCTATCAATTGACAACACTAAATCGTCTTGTTGCTAAATATGTTTTGAAGGTCAATCTGCCTTATTATTGTATTGTGAATATCTTATCAGACGAGCAGGTCTTTCCTGAGTATATTGTAAATAAACCCACACCAGAAAATTTAAGCCATAGCTTGTGGCAGCTTATTAATGATAGTAGTGAAAGGAAAAAATGCCTTGAAGGATGCCTTAAAGTCCGTCAACTTTTGTCCACTGATGAACTAATGAATGAAAAGTGTGCAAAGCTTTTAGCGGAGGAGTTTAAATGAAGCAATTGTTATCAAAAATCGGCCATTTCTCTCCTTGGTTTATCGTAAAGCTATATAAAATAGTCGCTTTAGCTTTGTTATCCACTTGTAAAATTGAAGTAGAGGGTGTAGACCATTTTAAGAATGCAGCGTCAAAAGGAAGCTGTTCTCTCGTTTTATGGCACGACCGACTGGGCAT is drawn from Parachlamydiales bacterium and contains these coding sequences:
- the lpxB gene encoding lipid-A-disaccharide synthase, with protein sequence MSKLFIVTGEQSGDAHAADLVKALKDKCGPLDCYGVVGSALRAQGVKEIARAEDLSVMGFTDVIKVFPRLVRIYKTVRDSILTLNPDVVLMVDATSFNLRLAKSLRKNGFKGKLVQYVSPSVWAWGSHRIQLMADTLDLLLTIYPFEKKCFAETGLKVEYVGNPVLVKANKHSYDTEWREKAGIPKHEDLIALFPGSRQGEILRNLPVMIKAIEQLPQNTYSIAVSSANAICGPLIKQCLEKSALKSYIVPNAVAHQELMAESAAAIAKSGTVTLELALQQCPTIVAYQLTTLNRLVAKYVLKVNLPYYCIVNILSDEQVFPEYIVNKPTPENLSHSLWQLINDSSERKKCLEGCLKVRQLLSTDELMNEKCAKLLAEEFK